The window GGAGACAGGCGCTGGTACAGACGATCACGCGGCTGGTGCAGACGACCCCGGTGCGTTGGTACGTGCACGAGCCCACCCGGCGGGCGCTCGGATCGGCAGGTCAAGCGGGCCTGGAAGCCTCCGGCGTGGAGCTTGTGCCGATGGTCCCGTACGACGAGTTCGTCAGGGCGCTCGCACGGGCACCGTTCGCCATCACCGACGGCGGCTCCATCCAGGAGGAGTGCGCTCTTCTGGGCGTACCTGTGCTGCTGTGGCGAAACCGGACCGACCGACCCGACGGCCTCGGTGAGAATGCCATGCTGAGCCGCTATGACCCCGCGGCGGTGGAGGCGTTCCTGGCAGACCCCGAACGCTGGCGACGGGATCCCCGGCTGCCGGAGTCGAGCCCGTCTCAGGAAATTCTCGAAGTTCTGGCCGAATGGGTGGACGGCCGAGGCGATCACGGGAACGGCTGAGGCTGCCGGAGCCGGGGGCGGGTCGGATCGCCCAACCCGCGAAGCGTCGGAGCGGCCCGGTCAGGCGCGCCTCCCGAGTTTGCGGACACGTACGGAGATCCCGTAGCGAACGATGCACACGAAGGCGGCGATGCCGTCCTTCCATGTGATCTTCTTGCCTTCGGCGTAGTTCCGGCTCGTATAGGAGACCCCGGTCTCCCAGATGCGCCAACCGCCGGCCGCCACCTTCGCCGTGATCTCCGTGTCAATCCCGAAGCGGTTCTCGCGCAGGTCGAAGGATCGTATGACCTCGAGGCGGAACGCCTTGTAGCAGGTCGCCATGTCTGACAGGCGCACGCCGGTGAGCATGTTCGACAGCAGGGTCAGCACTCGGTTGGCGACCATGTGCCAGAAGTACGGCACCCTATGCGACGGGCCCTCCTGCATGCGGACTCCGTACACCACGTCGGCGTCCCCGCGCACCAGGGGCGCCATCAGCGCGTCCCAGTCACCGGGGTCGTACTCGAGGTCGGCGTCCTGGATCACCACGAATTCGCAACTTGCCTCGCCGAAACCCAGCCGCACCGCGGCACCCTTGCCGCGGTTCTCGGGATGTCGCAAGACCGTGACACGAGGGTCTTCGTATTGGGACAGCCGGTCCTGCGTTCCGTCGGTCGAACCGTCGTCGACCACTATCAACTCACCGGTGAAGGGACTGGCAAGCACCCTGGAGACGATCTCGTCGATGGTAGCGACCTCGTTGTAGCAGGGCATTACCACCGATAGGCACCCGTCTGAGGCACTCACGCGGCGTAGCCTAGCATTCCCCAGCCTGTTAGGGTCGCCCCGGTTGACCGCCGGGGAGGGCCCGAGTTGAGAGCGGCCATCAGACTCCTGGCAACACGCCTCTCGTCCGGTTGGACTGTCGTGGCACTGATTGCGGCTGCCCTCGTGGCTGTCTGGCTGCCCGATCTCGGCCTGCCATTCGGCAACAGCGACGACGGCCGCATACTGGGCCTGGCTGGCCTTCACGCGCGCAACTTCTGGGACCTGGGCGCCGTGGACTCGTACTTTGGCGCGGTGATCGAGCCGTACGTCAGACCCGTGTACGACGTAGCCCCCAGAGCCGACGCACCTCCCGTCGCCGTCAGATACGCCCATCATCCGCCTCTCCAGGTGTTCATGGCGGTGGTGTCGACGGGCATTCTCGGAGACAGCACCGCGGCACTCCGGGTGCCTGGCCTGCTGGTCGGCGCGGCCACGGTGGCGTTCATGGCGTCGCTGCTTCGCGGCCGAGGCCTGGCTTGGGGACCGACCTTGCTGGCCGTGGCGGCAATGGCGAGCACTGGCTTCTACTACGTTTTCGGGCGGATCAGCGTCAGCTTCTCGCTGCTGCTAGCCGCCATCGCGGCGGTGTCGTGGGCGCTGCGCAGGACCGAACCGCGCGGTCGAGACACGCTCCTCGTGGCCGGATTCGCGGCGCTGGCCGCGATGCAATCCTGGATCGGGATAGCCGCCATGGTGCTGGTGGTGCTGTGGCTGCTCGCCGCCCGCCGGGACGACGGTGGTGAGACGCCTTCAGATGGCTCCCAGCAGAGCGTCGGCGCGGCCGTCACCGCACCGCAGCGGAGGCTGCCCGTGCAGTGGTTGTCGTGGCGCCGGTTGTCGGGGCGCCGGCAGCGATTGCTCGCGGCGGTCGCCGCGGGCACGGCCCTGGGCGCCGGCGTCACAGCGCTGTGGATGCTCAACGGCGCCGGAGTCGAGGATCTCGCGACCCAGGTGGCCATACGCACCAGCAACCAGAGGGGAGGAGCCAACGGGTCGCTCGGTTTCACCTTCGGCGAGTTCCTGGCGCGACAGTGGCGCTTCGCCAACGAGGAGATGCTCGTGCCTGTGTGGCTACGCGTTCTTCTGGTGCCGTGCCTCCTCGCCGGGCTGATCGACCGGCGCACACGGGTACCCGCTGCCATAACGCTCTCGGTCGCTGCGGCGCTGACGTTCGGGGTTCAGCAGGGGGCCTGGGTGCACAGGCTGTGGAACTTCCCGTGGCTGGCGCCGGTGACCATCGGCTTCGCGGCTCTCGCCGACTGGATCCGCCGGTCCTTCCCCCGCCGCTGGCGACCGCTGCCTGCTGTGCTTGCGGCCGTGGT is drawn from bacterium and contains these coding sequences:
- a CDS encoding glycosyltransferase family 2 protein gives rise to the protein MSASDGCLSVVMPCYNEVATIDEIVSRVLASPFTGELIVVDDGSTDGTQDRLSQYEDPRVTVLRHPENRGKGAAVRLGFGEASCEFVVIQDADLEYDPGDWDALMAPLVRGDADVVYGVRMQEGPSHRVPYFWHMVANRVLTLLSNMLTGVRLSDMATCYKAFRLEVIRSFDLRENRFGIDTEITAKVAAGGWRIWETGVSYTSRNYAEGKKITWKDGIAAFVCIVRYGISVRVRKLGRRA